In Pyrus communis chromosome 15, drPyrComm1.1, whole genome shotgun sequence, the genomic stretch TGTGTTGCAGGTAAtcacaaaaacatttttaatgaCTCTAGAGTTCCATGGTCAGAGTACCGATACTATGATCCAAAAACAGTTGGTTTGGATTTCGAGGGGATGATAGCAGACATAAAGGTAAGATAGCTTTGTGCAGGAATTGTATAACCATGTACATATACGTTGTAGTTTTGTATTTTTGGAATCAGTATGCTCATTGATGCTAGGCTCTGGATCTTGAGCAGACATGTTTTTCAATAACTACAATTGCGATGTGTTTATATCTTCTCTATCTCTGTCTGCTGTTCTGGAGTAACCACTAATTTGTATACCGTTCTATCTTATAGGCAGCACCTGAAGGATCTTTTGTGTTGCTTCATGGCTGTGCTCACAACCCTACCGGCATAGATCCAACTCCTGAACAGTGGGAAAAAATTGCTGATGTCATTCAAGAAAAAAACCATATCCCCTTTTTTGACGTTGCATACCAGGTATTTACAGAAATGGAAATGATAATATAGAATCTTTAGAATCAAAGTTTTGATGTTATATTTCGTATTAGTAAATATATTTTCATTCGTTTATTCATAAATGAACTTATGTTGATATGGTATCGTGCTGTAGGGATTTGCTAGTGGAAGCTTGGATACTGATGCAGCATCTGTCAGATTGTTTGCTGCACGTGGTCTAGAGCTTCTGGTTGCTCAGTCATACAGTAAAAACCTTGGTCTCTATGCAGAAAGAATTGGAGCAATCAATGTTGTCTGCGCATCATCTGATGCAGCAACAAGGTATAATAACCATCAATATGCATAAACGTCACTCATAATGCATAATTTTCCAAGTAACAAAGTTGCTTAATCTTATTTGAGGTTTTAATTTAATGGCTTGGGTATAATCTAAGTTCCTGTAATTGGTTACAGTACTGTGGTTATTTGAGTCTATGATCGTAATCACTTCTGCTAAGAATACTTTGACATATCCATTGTGACTCGTACCTGAATTTTTGGGATGTGCTAGTGATTAAAGCTTTTATGTTCAGGGTAAAGAGCCAATTGAAGAGGATCGCTCGACCTATGTACTCAAATCCTCCAATCCACGGTGCTAGAATTGTGGCCAATGTAGTTGGAGATCCAGCACTCTTCAACGAGTGGAAAGCAGAGATGGAGATGATGGCTGGAAGGATAAAGGGCGTAAGACAAAAACTATACGATAGCCTGACCGCAACAGATAACAGTGGAAAGGATTGGTCATTTATACTTAAGCAGATCGGCATGTTTTCATTCACCGGCTTAAACAAGGCTCAGGTAAATCCTCATTCTTTAAGTCCTGTGATTGGATCTATATTTCAGCTCCTAGATTTAAACTGATCTCCTTCCGTTTTGTCTGGTCAGACCGAAAACATGACAAACAAGTGGCATGTATACATGACAAAGGATGGGAGGATTTCCCTGGCAGGTTTATCTTTGGCGAAATGTGAATACCTCTCGGATGCCATCATTGATTCGTACCACAATGTTAGTTGAAGCAACTTTGATTAGCTGAC encodes the following:
- the LOC137717455 gene encoding aspartate aminotransferase, chloroplastic — its product is MASAMLSLASVSPSASLSTQETPKGKLKLGSTSWSLNKERNCLFAKTESFGRVSMVAAVNVSKFEGVTMAPPDPILGVSEAFKASTNESKLNLGVGAYRTEDLQPYVLDVVKKAENLMIERGENKEYLPIEGLAAFNKVTAELLFGADNPVIKQQRLATVQGLSGTGSLRLAGAFIERYFPGAKVLISSPTWGNHKNIFNDSRVPWSEYRYYDPKTVGLDFEGMIADIKAAPEGSFVLLHGCAHNPTGIDPTPEQWEKIADVIQEKNHIPFFDVAYQGFASGSLDTDAASVRLFAARGLELLVAQSYSKNLGLYAERIGAINVVCASSDAATRVKSQLKRIARPMYSNPPIHGARIVANVVGDPALFNEWKAEMEMMAGRIKGVRQKLYDSLTATDNSGKDWSFILKQIGMFSFTGLNKAQTENMTNKWHVYMTKDGRISLAGLSLAKCEYLSDAIIDSYHNVS